TACGCGCCGCTGCTGTACTGGGCACCGGTCGCGTGCTGGTCGGTCGCGGGCGCCGGATTGCTGGCGCTGGCCGCATCGCGGCTGCGCAGAGCGGAAACAGTCACAGCGACGAGCTGATTGGAGAGCTCGTCATTCCGGAGCGCCGCGCAGCGGCGACCTCGGAATTCTCCCGGGGCCTCACACCATGATGGGCCGTGCTCACGGCTTCGCCGGATGGATGAACGGCCAGGGGCTGGCTTCGCTGTCGCGCGGAACGTCGATCGCGATCAGATACGGCCCGCCATGCGCCAGCGCCTTCTCCAGCGCGGCGCGGAAGTGATCGGGCGAGCCGACCCGCGACGCCGCGACGCCGAAGGATTCCGCGAGCTTGACGAAATCCGGATTGACCAGATCGGACGCCACCACGCGGCCTTCGAACTGGGTGACCTGGTCGCGCCGGACGTTGCCATAGGCCGAATTGTCGAACACCAGCGTCACCACGCCGATGTTGAACTGCACCGCGGTGGCGAGCTCCTGCACAGCGAACATGAAACCGCCGTCGCCGGTGATGGCGACGACCGGCTTGTCGGGGCAGGCGACCTTGGCGCCGAGCGCGGTCGGGAAGCCGGAGCCGAGCGTGCCCTGATAGCCCGATGTGAGAAAGGTGCGGGGCTGGTAGATCGGGAAGCCGTACCACGAGGCGAATCCAACCTGCGACAGCTCGTCGGTGACGATGGCGTCGTCCGGCAGCACCTCGCGCAGGATCTTCAAATAGGCCATCTGCGGCTGCACCGACTGGATCGCTTCCAGCGTGAGCGCGGTCGCCTCGCGAATGGTCGCGCGCCGCCCTTGGGTCTTGTTGTAGCCACGCTTGCTCACCGCGTCGACCAGCGCACGAGTGCCGGCCTTGGCATCGGCGACGATCGAAGCGTCCGGCGAAAAGCGGCGCATCTCGGCGGGATCGATGTCGATCCGCACCGACTTCTGGCCGTCCGGCCGGAACGGCCAGCGGAACGTCGTCGGCAGTTCCATCCGCGAGCCGATGCCGATGATCAGATCGGTCTGCGGCCACAGCCGATAGGCGGCGGCGAAGGTCAGGCCGAGGTCGTGCCGGTTACTGACAATGCCGCGGCCGCTGCGAAATGCGACGACCGGCGCGTCGATCGCTTCGGCCAGTTCGAGGATCTCGTCGCCAGCGTCGAGCGCACCGGAGCCGACGAAGATCATCGGCGTCTTGCTCGCGGCGATCAGCTTCGCGGCGGCGGCGACGCGGTCCGGGTCGGGCTGCGGCGGTACGACCGGATCGAGCTTGATCGCCGCTGCGGTCTCGGCGCGCTGGGTGAACACCTCCCAGGGCATTTCCAGCGCCACCGGGCCGCGCCGGCCGCTCATCATCTCCTGGAACGCGCGCGCGACCAGCGCCGGCGCGTTGCCGGGATACTCCATGCGCTCGGCCCATTTGATGAAGCTGCGCAACGTCGCGAGCTGATCCGGCATCTCATGCAGGTGACCACGGCCCTTGCCGAGATAGGCGCTCGGCACCTGACCGGTGAGGCACAGCACCGGCTCGTTGCAGCCGAAGGCGGTGAGCAGCGCCGCGCCGGCATTCAGCACGCCGGGGCCGGGCACGACGCTGAACACGCCGGGGCGGCCCGAGGCGCGGGCATAGCCGAACGCCATGTAGCCGCAGGCCTGCTCATGGCGCGCACCGACGACGCGGAGTTGCGCCTTTGCGAAGCCGTCGAACAACCCGTAGATCTGCGCGCCGGGCAGGCCGAACACGGTGTCGACGCCGTGCGCGACGAGGGTCTGCACGATCGCTTCGCCGCCGGTCATGATGCTCATTTTGGGTCTCGTTGTTGGATTGGAGCTAGTCGGCTTCGTCGACGACGCCATTGCGGAGCACGCCGATGCCGTCGGCCTCGACCTCGATGATATCGCCGGGCTTCAAGTACACCGGCGGGTCGGAGCGTGCGCCGGCGCCGGCCGGCGTGCCGGTGATGATCAGATCGCCCGGCACCAGCGTGGTGAAGGTCGAGATGTAGTGAATCAGATAGCGGAAGCCGAAGATCATCCGGGAGGTGCGGTCGTCCTGCCGGATATCGCCGTTGACGCGGGTGGTGAGACGGATGTCGGCGATTTGCGCTTCGTCCGTGAACGGCAGGATCCACGGGCCGAGGCCGCCGGTGTGATCGAAATTCTTGCCCTGCGTGACGTTGAACTTGGCATGACGCACCCAGTCGCGGATCGTGCCTTCGTTGCACAGCGTGATCGCGGCGACATGGTCGAGCGCATCGGCTTCCGCGATGTGGCGGCCGGGCTTGCCGATCACCAGCGTCAGCTCGCCCTCATAGTCGAGCAGCTTCGACGCTTTCGGCCGCACCAGCGAGGCGCCGTGGCCGACGAAAGAGCGGGCCGTGCGCATGAACATGCTCGGGAATTTCGGCGCCTCGGTGTTGTCTTTGTATTCGGCGTTGCGCTCGGGATAGTTGACGCCGACGCAGATGATCTTTTCGGGCTGCGGAATCGGCGGCTGAAACACGACCTTGTCGCGGGCGAAATCGGGCGCGGTGTGGTCGGCCTCGTCGACGATCCGCTGGAGCGCACCGGCGGCGATCACCTCGCGCAGCGTCGGATAATCGTTGGCATGGCGGGCCGACAGATCGACCACCCCATGATCGCACACCGCGCCATAGCGGGTGAGGCCGTTGACGGTGAAGGTGGCGAGGCGAGGAGTGGTCATAGCGGCTTTCCTTTTGATCGAGGCGTCATCACCCGCGACAGCGGGTGACCCAGTATTCCAGAGCGGTCATGGTTCGAACCAGCGCTCTGCCATACTGGCTCGCCCGGACAGGCCGGGCGATGACGGCGGTCAATCCGCAATCATCACATCGGCCACGAATGCCGGCTCGCGAACCGTCTCGCCGAGGAAATCCGAGCCCTGCTCGAACCAGGAGCGCGGCGCCGGCGCGCCCCACAGCGTCTGCCGGCGCGGGTCGCGTAGCGACCAGCGCAGCGGGGCGTGGTCGTGGTCCATGGTCTGATAGTCGCTGCAATACAGCTCGATACGATGGCCGTCGGGATCGCGGACGTAGAGAAAGAAGGCGTTCGAGATGCCGTGGCGGCCCGGGCCGCGCTCGAGGCCGAGCCCCCGCGACGCCATCACGTCGCAGAGATGGATGATGTTGAGCGGACCGGGCACCCAATAGGCGAAATGATGCAGCCGCGGGCCGCGGCCGTTGGTGACGGCGAAGTCGTGGACGTTGCCTTTGCGATGCATCCAGGCCGCGGCGATGCGGCCGTTGTCGCCGTCCTCTTCGGCGTATTCGGTGAGGCGAAAGCCGAGCCGGGCGTAGAAGTCGATGGTCTCCTGAGTCTCGGCCGCGAAGACGTTGAAATGGTCGAGCCGCTGCGGGTGACAGCCTTTGTACAATTCGTAGCGGCGCAGAAGATGCGGCCGCTTCTCCATGCTGGCGCAGAACTCGAGCCGGAAGCCGAACGGGTCGGTGACGTGCAGCGTGCGGCCCTGGAATGGGCGATCGACGAAGCTGTAGATCAGCCCATTCTCGGCGAAGAAGCTGCCGGCCTTGTCGAGATCGGCTTCGGTGCCGACGCGAAAGCCGAGCCGCGCCGCGGCCGGCTTGTCCGCCTGGCGCAGTACCACCGAGTGATGCTGATGCTCCTCGCTGCCGCGTAGATAGGCGGTGGCGTCGTCGCGATCCTCGACATGCAGGCCGATGATGTCGGCATAGAAATCGACGCTGGCGGAAAGGTCGGTGACGTCGAGCACGACGTGACTGCAACGGATGATGTTGAACGGCGGGTCGAATACGTGCTGCGGCACAGGCATTGGCGAGGTCCCCAGTGATCTTGGTGTAAATTCAGCAACGTCATTCCGGGGCGCGAGCGGCCCGAACCCGGAATCCCGAGATGATGGACACGAGCGGTGCGCGCGGCCAGATTCCGGGTTCGCTCGCTGGCGCGAGCGCCCCGGAATGACTCGTGGGAAGGCTTGGCACTACATAACCCCCAGTCTCTGAATCTTGTGCGTGCCGCGGGCCAGCGAGACGTGCTTGGTTTCCATGTAGAACTCGAACGAATAGTCGCCGCCGTCGCGGCCGATGCCGGATTGCTTCATGCCGCCGAACGGGGTCGGCAGATGCCGAACGTTTTCGGAGTTCAGCCAGATCATGCCGGCCTCGAGCGCGTCGGCGACGCGCAGCGCGCGGCCCATATCGCCGGTCCAGATATAGCCGGTGAGGCCGTAGCGGATGTCGTTGGCGATCGCGATCGCGTCGGCCTCGTCCTTGAACGGGATCACCGTGAGAAACGGGCCGAACACTTCGTCTTGCGCGACCCGCATGTTACTGCGCGCGCCGGTCACCAGCGTTGGCTGAACGTAGTTGCCGCCGCCGGGGCCATCGTGGCGCGCGCCACCGACGGCGACGGTCGCACCTTCGTTCTTCGCAATGTCGAAATAGGAGCACACCTTGTCGAGATGGCGCTGATGGATCAGCGGGCCGACTTCGGTGGCCGGATCGAGCGGATGGCCGACCTTGAGCGCCCGGACGCGGGCCGCGAGCTTGTCGATGAAGGCGTCGGCGATCGATTGCTGGATCAGCAGCCGGCTGGACGAGGTGCAGCGCTCGCCGTTGAGCGAGTAGATCATGAACACCACGGCGTCGAGCGCGCGGTCGAGATCGGCGTCGTCGAACACGATCACCGGGTTCTTGCCGCCGAGTTCGAAATGCACCCGCTTCAGCGTCGGCGCGCCCTGCGCCATGATCGCCGCACCCGTGGCGGTCTCGCCGACGAAGGCGATCGCCTTGATCGCCGGATGTTCGGTCAGCGCCTTGCCTGCTTCTTCGCCGAAGCCCTGCACGGTGTTGAGCACGCCGTCGGGCAGGCCGGCGTCCTTGCAGATTCGCGACAGCAGATCCGCGGTCACCGGCGACCACTCGGCGGGCTTGTGCACGACGGTGCAGCCGGCGGCCAGCGCCGGCGCGATCTTCCAGGTCGACAGCATGAACGGCGTATTCCACGGCGTGATCACGCCGACCGGGCCGATCGGCACCCGGGTCGAAACGTTCCAGTGCTCGTCGCTCGGCGTGTTCAGCCCGTCGCGCGCCTCGGCGCATTTGTCGGCGAAGAACCGGAAATTCTCGGCGGCGCGGATCGCGGCCTTGGCCATGAAGCGATGTGCTTGCCCGGTGTCGATGCATTCCAGCACGGCGATGTCGTCGGCGCGTGCTTCTATCGCGTCCGCCACCTTGTGCAGCAATTTGCGCCGCGCCGATGCCGCCATGTCGCGCCACGCCGGAAACGCGCGCTTGGCTGCCTGCGCCGCGCGGTCGATGTCGTCAGAGGTGCCGCGCGCCACTTGCGCCAGCACGCAATTGTCGATCGGCGAGGTCGTCTCGAAAACCTCGCCGGACGACGATGGCACGATCGCGCCGTCGATCAGGTGGCCGATGCCGTCGGCTTTCAGCGTCTTCAGCAGCGGCGCGGTGCGGTCGAGATTGGCCTGAAATGCCGCGGCCGGATCGGCTTTGGTCTTCGGTGGAGCGGCATCAGCCATGGCGCGCCTCGGCAATCAGAAGATCGTGGATCGAGTTTCGCTTCCAGGAGGTCTCTTTGTCGTTGATCTGCATGTCGAACGACAGCGCGAAACCTTCATCGGCGAACAGCGGGTCGAGATAGCGCGACAGCTCGGAAAAGATGTGCTCGCCGGCGCGCTTGCGTGCGGCGAGGTCGCGGCCTTCGCCGAGCCGCAGCAGCATCGCGAGGAAGGCGAAGCCGGCGCGGCCATCGGCGATGGCGTAGTGCTCGCAGCGGATCGCGCGGACACGCACGCCGCCGACCGGAAAGATCCCGGTCTCGATCGCGGTGCCGCGGACCAGTTCGACGACGGCCGCCATCTCGACGCGGTCCTCCAGATTGGCGGAATATTCGATGGTGAAATGCGGCATGGTCGCTCTCGCTCAGATGGTCAGCCGAAGTAGCAACTCACGGTGCCGTAGGGACCGTAGTCGGCCTGAATCGTGTCGCCCTTGCGGCATTCGATAGCGCGGATGAACGATCCTGCCAGCACGGTCTGCCCCGGTTCCAGCGCCAGCCCCGAGGCTGCGATCTTGTTGGCGAGCCATGCCACCGCGGTGGCCGGATGGTTGAGCACGCCGGCGGCGAGCCCGGTCTCTTCGAGTTGGCCGTTCCTGCTCACCAGCGCGCCGATCCAACGCAGATCCGTGTCGAGCGGTCGGATCGGCCGGCCACCGAGCACGATGCCGGCATTCGCCGCATTGTCGGCGATGGTGTCGTAGATCTTGCGCGTCGCCTTGGTGTCCGGATCGACGCGCTGCACGCGGGTATCGAGAATTTCCAGTGCGGGAACGACGAAGTCGGTGGCGTTGAGGACGTCGAAGATCGTGCAATTCGGGCCTTCGAGGCGATGCCTGATGACGAAGGCGAGCTCGGCCTCGATCCGCGTGGCGATGAAATGGTCGGTGGGTACGGTGCCGCCGTCGGCGAAGAACATGTCGTCGAGCAGCACGCCGGAATCCGGCTCGTCGATCGAAAGCTGGCTCTGCATCGCTTTCGAGGTCAGCCCGATCTTGTGGCCGCGAATTGTGCGACCCTCGGCGCGCTTGAGATCAATCCAGGCGTGCTGGATGGCGTAGGCGTCGCCGATGTCGATCGCCGGATGGTCGAGCGAGAGCTGCCGGATCTGAATTCTGGTCTTTTCGGCCTGGTGCAGCCGTTCGGCTGCGGCGCGAATCTCGTTCGTCGACAACGCCATGTTCGGCTTCCGCCTCGATTTCCGTCCCTGAGCCGGCGTCCACGAAAACGCTCGCGCGAGAATTGATTAACATGTTAAATGATCGGGCTCAAACCGAAACCGTGCTTGTTGCGATGCAAAAATCTCGTCCCTCGTCATTGCGAGCGAAGCGAAGCGATCCAGCGCCGCGACCCGAGGCTGGATTGCTTGGGCGCGAACCGCCTCGCAATGGCGAGGAGAAATCGGCTGAAAACAAGGCGCCGATGCGCAGGTTCTCGCGCTCCCTGCCGATGGCGCTGCTGCGCGGACGCGAGGCGGTGATGCGGCATTTCCGGCCGCTACTGCGGGCTCATGGCCTCAGCGAGCAACAATGGCGGATCCTGCGGGCGCTCACCGAGGTCGAGGCGATCGAGGTCACCGAATTGGCCGACCGCGCTTTCCTGCTCGGGCCAAGTCTGTCGCGGATGCTGCGCGATTTGGAGGCGCGCAAGTGGATCGCGCGGAAGCCGGCAAAGGACGATCAGCGGCGCAGCCGGGTGTCGATCACGCCCAAGGGGCTGAAACTGATCGAGACCGTCGCACCGTTTTCCGAGCAGATCTATGCGGACATCGCTCGTCATTTCGGTGATGCGAAGCTCGCTGCGCTGCAGGACATGTTGGGCGCGCTGGAAGCCGATTTGACGAGGATGCCGGTGCGGCATGCGGCCGATGCGGTGGACAGCGGACCGGATTTTCGGTCAACTGTACGGAGCAAACGACGGCCGGCGAAAAGCACGGCCGCAAAGGGAGGGCGACGATGATCGGGCAGCGCCGGGCAGCGCGGCAGGGCCGCGGCCGCAAGGTCACTCTCCGCGAGCGTGCACCAACATGGTGACAATCAAGGTCGACCGACTGATCGGTTTCGTCGCCGAAGTGTTCGAGCGCGCCGGCTCCTCGAAAGAGGAGGCGCGCCGGATCGGCAGCTATCTCACCACCGCCAATCTCACCGGCCACGACAGCCACGGCGTGATCCGCGTGCCTGTCTATATCCGCTGGCGCAATGCCGGCGCTGTGCATCCGGATCAGGTCGTCGGCGTGCCGGTCGACCTGCCCTCGCTGGCCGTGGTCGACGGCAAGTACGGCTACGGCCAGACCGTCGGGCCGCAGGCGGTGCGGATCGGCATCGACAAGTGCAAGGCGCAGGGGCTTTCGGCGGTCGGCCTGAAGAACGCCGGCCATATCGGCCGGATCGGCGACTGGGCGGAGATGGCGGCGGCCGAGGGGCTGGTGTCGATCCATTTCGTCACTGCGGCTGGTTCGATCCTGGTCGCGCCCTATGGCGGCGTCGAGCGACGACTGTCGACCGCGCCTTATTGCGTCGGCGTGCCGCGGCCGGGCGCTCCGCCGGTGGTGCTCGATTTTGCGACCTCGATCGTCGCCGAGGGCAAGGTGCTGGTCGCGGCGCGCGGCGGCAAGCAACTGCCGAAGGGCGCGCTGATCAATCCCGACGGCACCTTCAGCGAAGACCCCGCGACGCTGTATGGCCCGTTCGAGAAGGACGGTCCAATCAATCACGTCAACGGCGCCGGAGCGATCCGTGCGTTCGGCGAGCACAAGGGCTCGGGGCTGGCGCTGATCTGCGAATTGCTCGGCGGCGCTTTGAGCGGCAACGGCGCCACAGGGCCGGACCGGCCGTTCGCCAACGGCATGTTCTCGATCTATGTCGATCCGCAGCGGATCGATCCCGAGCACGTGTTCGACGCCGAGGTCACGCGCTACATCGATTACTTCAGGAGTGCGAAGACCACAGCCGGCACCGAAGCGGTGTTGATCCCCGGCGATCCGGAATTGCGCACCCGTGCCGAGCGCACCGCCAACGGCGTGCCCTTGTCCGACGACACCTGGGCCGCCATCGTCGCCACCGCGCGCGAAGTCGGCGTCGCCGAGGCTGCGATTCAGGCGGCCGTGGCGTGATTTTCCGTCATTGCGAGAAGTGCCCGGACGGCGCAAAGCGCCGATCCGGGTGCTTCTCGCAATGACGGAGAGAGGATCTCGATAACTCATAACTGACTGCGGCAGGAAAGAACTGGCAATGGCAAACAAGGTGAAACAGCTCTGGGCCTCCGGCAAGGCGGTGGTGAATGCGTGGCTGGCGATCCCGTCCGGCTTCTCGGCCGAGGTGATGGCGCAATGCGGCTTCGACAGCGTGACCGTCGACATCCAGCACGGCGTGCAGGACTATCAATCGATGGTGGCCTGTTTTCAGGCGATGAACGGCCATCCGGTGACGCCGATGGTGCGGGTGCCTTGGAACGAGCCGGGCATCATCGGCAAGGTGCTGGACGGCGGCGCCTATGGGGTCATCTGCCCGATGGTGAATACCAAGGAGGAGGCCGAGGCATTCGTGCAATCTTGCAAATATCCGCCGCGCGGCACCCGTAGTAACGGGCCGATCCGCGCCGGGATGTATGGCGCCGGTGGCAGCTATCAGGACACGGCCAACGTCGAGACGCTGTGCATCCCGATGATCGAGACCCGCACTGCGGTCGAGAACATGGAGGCGATCCTCGACGTCGAAGGCATCGCCGGCGTCTATGTCGGGCCGAGCGACCTCGGCTATTCCTACGGGCTGGTGCCGAAGCTCGACCGCGAGGAGCCGGAGATCCTGAAGATCTACGACAAATTGCTGAAGGAATGCGACAAGCGCGGCATCTACCCGGGCATCCATTGTTCGGGCCCGGCCGGCGCCGCCAAGAACATCGCGATGGGCTTCAAGCTGGTCACGCTGCTCAACGACAGCGGCATCATGGCGACCGCCGCGAAGCAATGGGTCGGCGAGACGCGGCAGAATTCGGGCGGCAAGGCGTAGCTGCTTCGCAACAGTGGTCATCCTCCGCGAAAGCGGAGGTTCCAGTATCCACAGCGCGACCGGATAGCCCGAACACCGGCGCTGTGGATACTGGGTCGTCCGGTCGAGCCGGACGATGACGGATGGGGCAGGGGCGCGGCTTTGCCCGACAACGGTTTGCCGAAGGTCGCGCTTCCGCGCCAAATCAGCCCTTACATCGCCCCATCGCTGGGCATCCCTTGCCCTTTGTTAGCGCTTGATCCCCCTCGATTCCGGTGTTCTGCTCAAAATGAATGCTGGAGTTGCCCTGTGTCGATCTTCGTCGCCCTACATCACGTCACCCACTATAAATATGATCGCCCGGTCGACATCGGCCCCCAGACCATTCGGCTCCGGCCTGCGCCGCACACCCGAACGCCGATTCTGTCGTATTCGCTGAAGGTGACGCCGGCGAACCACTTCATCAATTGGCAACAGGACCCGCAGGGCAATTGGCTGGCGCGATTCGTGTTTCCGGAGAAGGCCAACGAGCTCAAGATCGAGGTCGATTTCACCGCGGCGATGACGGTGATCAATCCGTTCGATTTTTTCGTCGAAAGCTACGCCGAGACCTTTCCGTTCGACTACAGCAATGACCTCATGACCGAACTCGCGCCGTATCTGGCGACGACGGAGCCGGGGCCGCTGTTCAAGGACTATCTCGCGAGCATCCCGCGCGAGGCGGAGAGCACGGTCAATTTCCTGGTCGATCTGAACGCGAAGCTGCGCGAGCGCATCCGCTACATCATCCGGATGGAGCCCGGCGTGCAGACGCCGGAGGAAACGCTCGCCGCGGGCGCGGGCTCGTGCCGCGATTCGGCGTGGCTGCTGATCCAGACGCTACGTCATATCGGTCTCGCCGCACGCTTCGTCTCCGGCTATCTCGTGCAGTTGCGCCCCGACATCGATCCGGTCGAAGGGCCGCGCGAGGTCGAGACCGACTTCACCGATCTGCACGCCTGGTGCGAGGTGTATCTGCCGGGCGCCGGCTGGATCGGCTTCGACGTCACCTCGGGAATGCTCGCCGGCGAGGGCCACATCCCGGTCGCCGCCACGCCGCATTACCGGACCGCGGCGCCGATCTCGGGCGTGGTCGGCTTCGCCAATGTCGATTTCAATTTCGAGATGAGCGTCAAACGCATCCGCGAGGCGCCGCGGATCACCAGGCCGTTCTCGGACGAATCCTGGGCGCGGCTCGATGCGCTGGGCGACAAGGTCGACGCCGATCTCGTCGCCGGCGACGTCCGGCTGACAATGGGCGGCGAGCCGACCTTCGTCTCCATTGACGACATGGAATCGCCGGAGTGGAACGTCGCCGCGGTCGGCGGCGCCAAGCGCATGCTCGCCGACGATCTGATCCGCCGGCTGCGGACGCGGTTCGCGCCGGGCGGCCTGCTGCATTTCGGCCAGGGCAAATGGTATCCGGGCGAAAGCCTGCCGCGCTGGGCGTTCGGCCTGTACTGGCGCAAGGACGGATTGCCGATCTGGAAGAACGCCGATCTGATCGCGCCGGTGTTCGGCCAGCGTCCGGCGCGCGTGGAAGAAGCGGAGCAATTCGCGCTCGGCACCGCCAAGCGGCTCGGCATCGACACCGATTACGTGTTGCCTGCGTTCGAGGACCCGAGCCATTGGCTGCAGAAGGAAGCGACCCTGCCGCCCAACGTCGATCCGCTCGACAACAAGCTCGCGGACCCCGAAGAGCGCGCGCGGATGGCGCGGATCTTCGATTCCGGCCTGACCACGCCGAAGGGATTCGTGCTGCCGATTCAGGCCTGGAACGCCGAAGTGCCGACGCCGAAGAAGCGCTGGCGCAGCGAGCGCTGGAAGCTGCGTCGCGGCAATCTGTTTTTGGTCCCCGGCGATTCACCGATGGGCCTGCGGCTGCCGATCGCGTCGCTGCCGCACATCCCCGAGGAGGACTATCCGTTCGTCGTCGAGCGCGATCCGCTGGACGAACGCGACGCGCTGCCGAGCTATGTGGCGCCGGCCTATGCGCCGCCGCCCGCCGCGGAACTCGACCAGCTTCCGGTCTACGAGCAGGCGGCCGCATCGCCCACGGCCCCACATCAAAATGTCGAGGAGCAGAAGCTGCGCAAGGGCGGCGTCCGCACCGCGATGTCGATCGAAATCCGCGAGGGCGTGCTGTGCGCCTTCATGCCGCCCACCGAGACCATCGAGGACTATCTCGAATTGGTCGCGGCGGTGGAAGCGACCGCCGAGGAGATGCAGCTCCAGGTCCACGTCGAAGGCTATCCGCCGCCGTTCGATCCGCGTATCGAGGTCATCAAGGTGACGCCCGATCCCGGCGTGATCGAAGTCAACATCCACCCCGCCCGGAACTGGCGCGAGGCGGTGCAGACCACATTCGGCCTGTATGAAGAGGCGGCCCGGGTGCGTCTCGGCGCCAACCGCTTCCT
The DNA window shown above is from Rhodopseudomonas palustris HaA2 and carries:
- the hpaH gene encoding 2-oxo-hept-4-ene-1,7-dioate hydratase, yielding MALSTNEIRAAAERLHQAEKTRIQIRQLSLDHPAIDIGDAYAIQHAWIDLKRAEGRTIRGHKIGLTSKAMQSQLSIDEPDSGVLLDDMFFADGGTVPTDHFIATRIEAELAFVIRHRLEGPNCTIFDVLNATDFVVPALEILDTRVQRVDPDTKATRKIYDTIADNAANAGIVLGGRPIRPLDTDLRWIGALVSRNGQLEETGLAAGVLNHPATAVAWLANKIAASGLALEPGQTVLAGSFIRAIECRKGDTIQADYGPYGTVSCYFG
- a CDS encoding HpcH/HpaI aldolase family protein, producing MANKVKQLWASGKAVVNAWLAIPSGFSAEVMAQCGFDSVTVDIQHGVQDYQSMVACFQAMNGHPVTPMVRVPWNEPGIIGKVLDGGAYGVICPMVNTKEEAEAFVQSCKYPPRGTRSNGPIRAGMYGAGGSYQDTANVETLCIPMIETRTAVENMEAILDVEGIAGVYVGPSDLGYSYGLVPKLDREEPEILKIYDKLLKECDKRGIYPGIHCSGPAGAAKNIAMGFKLVTLLNDSGIMATAAKQWVGETRQNSGGKA
- the hpaE gene encoding 5-carboxymethyl-2-hydroxymuconate semialdehyde dehydrogenase, yielding MADAAPPKTKADPAAAFQANLDRTAPLLKTLKADGIGHLIDGAIVPSSSGEVFETTSPIDNCVLAQVARGTSDDIDRAAQAAKRAFPAWRDMAASARRKLLHKVADAIEARADDIAVLECIDTGQAHRFMAKAAIRAAENFRFFADKCAEARDGLNTPSDEHWNVSTRVPIGPVGVITPWNTPFMLSTWKIAPALAAGCTVVHKPAEWSPVTADLLSRICKDAGLPDGVLNTVQGFGEEAGKALTEHPAIKAIAFVGETATGAAIMAQGAPTLKRVHFELGGKNPVIVFDDADLDRALDAVVFMIYSLNGERCTSSSRLLIQQSIADAFIDKLAARVRALKVGHPLDPATEVGPLIHQRHLDKVCSYFDIAKNEGATVAVGGARHDGPGGGNYVQPTLVTGARSNMRVAQDEVFGPFLTVIPFKDEADAIAIANDIRYGLTGYIWTGDMGRALRVADALEAGMIWLNSENVRHLPTPFGGMKQSGIGRDGGDYSFEFYMETKHVSLARGTHKIQRLGVM
- a CDS encoding 5-carboxymethyl-2-hydroxymuconate Delta-isomerase, producing MPHFTIEYSANLEDRVEMAAVVELVRGTAIETGIFPVGGVRVRAIRCEHYAIADGRAGFAFLAMLLRLGEGRDLAARKRAGEHIFSELSRYLDPLFADEGFALSFDMQINDKETSWKRNSIHDLLIAEARHG
- the hpaD gene encoding 3,4-dihydroxyphenylacetate 2,3-dioxygenase — translated: MPVPQHVFDPPFNIIRCSHVVLDVTDLSASVDFYADIIGLHVEDRDDATAYLRGSEEHQHHSVVLRQADKPAAARLGFRVGTEADLDKAGSFFAENGLIYSFVDRPFQGRTLHVTDPFGFRLEFCASMEKRPHLLRRYELYKGCHPQRLDHFNVFAAETQETIDFYARLGFRLTEYAEEDGDNGRIAAAWMHRKGNVHDFAVTNGRGPRLHHFAYWVPGPLNIIHLCDVMASRGLGLERGPGRHGISNAFFLYVRDPDGHRIELYCSDYQTMDHDHAPLRWSLRDPRRQTLWGAPAPRSWFEQGSDFLGETVREPAFVADVMIAD
- a CDS encoding fumarylacetoacetate hydrolase family protein; amino-acid sequence: MTTPRLATFTVNGLTRYGAVCDHGVVDLSARHANDYPTLREVIAAGALQRIVDEADHTAPDFARDKVVFQPPIPQPEKIICVGVNYPERNAEYKDNTEAPKFPSMFMRTARSFVGHGASLVRPKASKLLDYEGELTLVIGKPGRHIAEADALDHVAAITLCNEGTIRDWVRHAKFNVTQGKNFDHTGGLGPWILPFTDEAQIADIRLTTRVNGDIRQDDRTSRMIFGFRYLIHYISTFTTLVPGDLIITGTPAGAGARSDPPVYLKPGDIIEVEADGIGVLRNGVVDEAD
- a CDS encoding thiamine pyrophosphate-dependent enzyme, which translates into the protein MSIMTGGEAIVQTLVAHGVDTVFGLPGAQIYGLFDGFAKAQLRVVGARHEQACGYMAFGYARASGRPGVFSVVPGPGVLNAGAALLTAFGCNEPVLCLTGQVPSAYLGKGRGHLHEMPDQLATLRSFIKWAERMEYPGNAPALVARAFQEMMSGRRGPVALEMPWEVFTQRAETAAAIKLDPVVPPQPDPDRVAAAAKLIAASKTPMIFVGSGALDAGDEILELAEAIDAPVVAFRSGRGIVSNRHDLGLTFAAAYRLWPQTDLIIGIGSRMELPTTFRWPFRPDGQKSVRIDIDPAEMRRFSPDASIVADAKAGTRALVDAVSKRGYNKTQGRRATIREATALTLEAIQSVQPQMAYLKILREVLPDDAIVTDELSQVGFASWYGFPIYQPRTFLTSGYQGTLGSGFPTALGAKVACPDKPVVAITGDGGFMFAVQELATAVQFNIGVVTLVFDNSAYGNVRRDQVTQFEGRVVASDLVNPDFVKLAESFGVAASRVGSPDHFRAALEKALAHGGPYLIAIDVPRDSEASPWPFIHPAKP
- the hpaR gene encoding homoprotocatechuate degradation operon regulator HpaR; translation: MRRFSRSLPMALLRGREAVMRHFRPLLRAHGLSEQQWRILRALTEVEAIEVTELADRAFLLGPSLSRMLRDLEARKWIARKPAKDDQRRSRVSITPKGLKLIETVAPFSEQIYADIARHFGDAKLAALQDMLGALEADLTRMPVRHAADAVDSGPDFRSTVRSKRRPAKSTAAKGGRR
- a CDS encoding malate/lactate/ureidoglycolate dehydrogenase, which codes for MVTIKVDRLIGFVAEVFERAGSSKEEARRIGSYLTTANLTGHDSHGVIRVPVYIRWRNAGAVHPDQVVGVPVDLPSLAVVDGKYGYGQTVGPQAVRIGIDKCKAQGLSAVGLKNAGHIGRIGDWAEMAAAEGLVSIHFVTAAGSILVAPYGGVERRLSTAPYCVGVPRPGAPPVVLDFATSIVAEGKVLVAARGGKQLPKGALINPDGTFSEDPATLYGPFEKDGPINHVNGAGAIRAFGEHKGSGLALICELLGGALSGNGATGPDRPFANGMFSIYVDPQRIDPEHVFDAEVTRYIDYFRSAKTTAGTEAVLIPGDPELRTRAERTANGVPLSDDTWAAIVATAREVGVAEAAIQAAVA